A region from the Vicia villosa cultivar HV-30 ecotype Madison, WI linkage group LG3, Vvil1.0, whole genome shotgun sequence genome encodes:
- the LOC131656140 gene encoding LOB domain-containing protein 21-like, with protein sequence MRGTKGYEPRSSSSCAACKLLKRRCTPNCLFAPYFHSNECKKFAKVHKVFGASNVSKILIEVPEKQREDTVNSLAYEAEARLRDPVYGCIGAIALLQRKMMELQHDLDIAKDRLAHCRALAATATATTTATIPSVDSVTLPPFPEFSTCNDLSDIFCHGSSSQLSTRLETVDDFNQIPYIF encoded by the coding sequence ATGAGAGGCACGAAGGGTTATGAGCCACGTTCAAGCTCATCTTGTGCAGCTTGCAAATTACTAAAAAGAAGATGCACACCAAACTGCCTATTTGCACCATACTTCCATTCAAACGAGTGCAAGAAATTCGCCAAAGTCCACAAAGTATTTGGAGCAAGCAATGTTAGCAAAATACTCATCGAAGTCCCCGAAAAGCAGCGAGAAGACACAGTGAATTCTCTGGCTTATGAAGCAGAGGCAAGACTTAGAGACCCGGTTTATGGATGCATTGGTGCCATAGCTTTGTTGCAGAGAAAGATGATGGAACTTCAACATGATCTGGACATTGCTAAAGATCGTCTTGCTCACTGTCGCGCTCTTGCTGCCACTGCTACTGCTACAACCACCGCGACTATTCCTTCGGTCGATAGTGTTACTTTGCCTCCGTTTCCGGAGTTTTCAACTTGTAATGATCTCAGTGATATCTTCTGTCATGGCTCTTCTTCTCAATTATCGACCCGGCTTGAAACCGTCGACGATTTTAATCAAATTCCATATATCTTTTGA